The following proteins are co-located in the Gloeocapsa sp. PCC 7428 genome:
- a CDS encoding FG-GAP repeat protein, giving the protein MATINGTPNNDTLTGTQFADTIFGFAGNDLLRGLAGNDTLNGGLGSDTLNGGAGIDVLNGGKGSDTYIIDNTNDIINEAANAGIDTVRASRSYTLGSNLENLTLTGTNNINGTGNALANTITGNSGNNVLYGLAGNDYLDDGGDAYSDGGNDILYGGDGNDTLQARSDEFSGYNITADSLYGGNGNDVLSTFGGRGHYLDGGNGNDTLSAYSPNSTLNGGAGDDAYFTDNFNRIIEAANGGIDTVFTSGRYQLGSNLENLTIIGISSVKATGNSLNNLILGDEGSDILIGETGNDTLNGELGNDQLFGSSGGVGEKDVLIGGAGRDIFYLGNATTVFYDDGNQATAGKGDYALITDFNPNTDFIKLNGSRRDYFLAGAGGDLPVGTAIYRNKPGNELDELIAVVQASSLISLNSNYFRFTADEINLSLLDGSNGFRIDGINEYDRLGDSVSSAGDVNGDGFADLLIGAPGAGPDGQNRAGSSFVVFGSSGGFIPSLNLANLNGTNGFRIDGINEYDFLGDSVSSAGDVNGDGFADLLIGAPGADPNRQNEAGSSFVVFGSSKGFTPSLDLANLNGNNGFRIDGTIYFNSNSSFSGSSVSSAGDINGDGFDDLLIGAFLADPNGPYVHIVKIMQALVI; this is encoded by the coding sequence ATGGCAACAATTAATGGTACTCCAAATAACGATACACTGACTGGTACTCAATTTGCTGATACAATCTTTGGCTTTGCAGGTAATGACTTACTACGCGGTTTAGCCGGAAATGACACACTCAATGGTGGACTTGGTAGCGATACACTCAACGGCGGGGCAGGTATTGACGTTCTGAATGGCGGTAAAGGAAGCGATACTTATATCATCGATAACACGAATGACATCATTAATGAGGCAGCAAATGCTGGTATAGATACTGTCCGCGCTTCAAGAAGCTATACCCTCGGTAGCAATTTAGAGAACCTGACACTCACTGGCACTAATAACATCAACGGTACAGGTAATGCACTTGCTAACACAATTACTGGTAATAGCGGTAACAACGTTCTCTATGGGTTAGCTGGTAATGACTATCTTGATGATGGTGGCGACGCCTACAGTGATGGTGGCAATGACATTTTGTATGGTGGTGATGGCAATGATACTTTGCAGGCTAGAAGTGATGAATTTAGTGGGTATAACATTACAGCAGATAGCCTGTATGGAGGCAATGGTAACGATGTTTTATCTACTTTTGGTGGTCGTGGTCACTATTTAGATGGCGGCAATGGAAATGATACTCTTTCTGCTTATTCACCTAATAGTACCTTGAATGGTGGGGCTGGTGATGACGCTTATTTTACTGATAACTTTAATAGGATTATCGAGGCAGCTAATGGTGGTATAGACACGGTATTCACTTCAGGTCGATATCAATTAGGCAGCAATCTAGAAAATCTCACAATTATAGGGATCTCTAGCGTTAAAGCAACAGGTAATAGCCTGAATAATCTTATTCTTGGCGATGAAGGTAGTGACATCCTGATCGGAGAAACTGGCAACGATACACTCAATGGTGAACTCGGTAACGATCAATTATTCGGTAGTTCTGGAGGAGTCGGTGAAAAAGATGTATTAATAGGTGGTGCTGGTAGAGACATATTCTATCTAGGCAATGCTACAACTGTTTTTTATGACGATGGCAATCAAGCAACTGCTGGCAAAGGTGATTATGCGCTAATCACTGACTTCAATCCCAACACAGATTTCATTAAACTTAACGGAAGTCGCAGAGATTATTTTTTAGCGGGTGCTGGTGGCGATCTGCCAGTAGGAACAGCAATCTATCGCAACAAACCAGGTAATGAACTGGACGAATTAATCGCAGTAGTTCAAGCAAGTTCCCTGATTAGTCTCAATAGTAACTACTTCCGATTTACAGCCGATGAAATTAACCTTTCTCTCCTTGATGGTAGTAATGGTTTTCGGATTGATGGCATTAATGAATATGACCGTTTAGGTGATTCTGTCAGTAGTGCAGGAGATGTCAACGGCGATGGCTTTGCTGACCTACTAATTGGTGCTCCTGGTGCTGGTCCTGACGGTCAAAATCGGGCAGGCTCTAGCTTTGTAGTATTTGGCTCTTCAGGAGGCTTTATTCCTAGCCTAAACTTAGCCAACCTTAACGGCACCAACGGTTTTCGGATCGACGGTATTAATGAATATGACTTTTTAGGTGATTCTGTCAGTAGTGCAGGAGATGTGAATGGTGATGGTTTTGCTGACCTACTAATTGGTGCTCCTGGTGCTGACCCCAATCGTCAAAATGAGGCAGGCTCTAGCTTTGTAGTATTTGGTTCTTCTAAAGGCTTTACTCCTAGCCTAGACTTAGCCAACCTTAACGGCAACAATGGTTTCCGGATCGACGGTACTATTTATTTCAACTCAAACTCATCATTCTCAGGCTCTTCTGTTAGCAGTGCAGGAGATATCAACGGCGATGGCTTTGATGACCTACTAATTGGTGCTTTTCTTGCTGACCCCAATGGTCCATATGTCCATATAGTGAAAATAATGCAGGCTCTAGTTATATAG
- the radC gene encoding DNA repair protein RadC, with protein MTYCLRIADLPTTERPRERLLTHGAKNLATAELIAILLGTGQGQGKLSAVGLGQFILQELGKNQRDPLAVLREITPQELMQIHGIKAAKAATIIAAIELGKRAFQSRPLERTIIDSPAAAAASLSQDLMWQAQERFAVLLLDVKNRLIGTQVITIGTATETLASPREIFREVIRQGATRVIVAHNHPSGNVEPSPQDIELTRQLLAGAQFLDVPLLDHLILGDGNHQSLREITTLWDEYPQGD; from the coding sequence ATGACCTACTGTTTAAGGATTGCAGATTTACCCACAACTGAAAGACCCCGCGAACGCTTGTTAACACATGGTGCGAAAAACTTAGCCACAGCTGAATTAATTGCAATTTTACTAGGTACAGGTCAAGGACAGGGAAAACTTTCAGCGGTAGGTTTAGGGCAGTTTATCTTACAAGAACTAGGCAAAAATCAGCGCGATCCTTTAGCTGTTCTTCGAGAGATTACACCGCAAGAACTGATGCAAATTCACGGTATTAAAGCAGCTAAGGCAGCGACAATTATTGCTGCGATTGAACTTGGTAAACGAGCGTTTCAATCGCGTCCGTTAGAGCGTACAATCATTGATAGCCCAGCTGCCGCCGCTGCATCGTTAAGCCAAGACTTAATGTGGCAGGCACAAGAGCGATTTGCAGTGTTGCTTTTAGATGTTAAAAATCGCCTGATCGGCACGCAGGTAATTACAATTGGTACAGCAACCGAAACGTTAGCTTCTCCCCGCGAAATTTTTCGTGAAGTGATTCGCCAGGGTGCAACAAGAGTTATTGTTGCTCACAATCATCCTTCTGGTAATGTAGAACCGAGTCCGCAAGATATCGAATTAACGCGACAACTTTTAGCTGGTGCGCAGTTTTTAGACGTTCCCTTACTCGACCATCTGATTTTAGGTGATGGCAATCATCAAAGTCTTCGCGAAATCACGACTTTATGGGATGAGTATCCGCAGGGAGATTAG
- the mazG gene encoding nucleoside triphosphate pyrophosphohydrolase: protein MTHPQKSNQPQATHETLVAMQELIDVVAKLRSPDGGCPWDLAQTPETLIPYVIEEAYEVVDAIRTQDQQAIAEELGDLLLQVVLQAQIASEFGHFSLKEVAQGITQKLIRRHPHVFGDVSVQNVDEVRQNWEQIKAAEKGTSPTDAQKLSHKLSRYARSLPPLLAGMKISQKAAAAGFEWENIAGVWAKYHEELAEFQEAIAHKSLEEQQAELGDLLFVIINLARWYQLDPDAALQGTNQRFVQRIIQMETFAERPLSEYTLEELENLWQQAKAKLAKIQPSEDTV, encoded by the coding sequence ATGACTCACCCTCAAAAATCAAATCAACCGCAAGCTACGCACGAAACTTTGGTAGCAATGCAAGAACTTATTGATGTCGTAGCAAAACTGCGATCGCCTGATGGCGGTTGTCCGTGGGATTTAGCGCAAACACCGGAAACGTTGATTCCTTACGTAATTGAAGAAGCCTACGAAGTCGTAGATGCGATTCGCACTCAAGACCAACAAGCGATCGCAGAAGAATTAGGGGATTTACTCTTACAAGTTGTTTTGCAAGCACAAATCGCCTCAGAATTTGGTCATTTTAGCCTCAAAGAGGTGGCGCAAGGAATTACTCAAAAACTGATTCGCCGTCATCCGCATGTTTTTGGAGATGTTAGCGTTCAAAACGTCGATGAAGTGCGGCAAAATTGGGAACAAATCAAAGCAGCAGAAAAAGGCACATCACCGACAGATGCGCAAAAATTGAGTCATAAACTCAGTCGCTACGCGCGATCGCTTCCACCACTTTTAGCAGGAATGAAAATTTCTCAAAAAGCGGCGGCGGCGGGATTTGAGTGGGAAAACATCGCAGGAGTGTGGGCAAAATATCACGAAGAACTTGCCGAATTTCAAGAAGCGATCGCCCATAAATCATTAGAAGAACAACAAGCCGAACTCGGTGACTTATTATTTGTGATTATTAATTTGGCGCGATGGTATCAACTCGATCCTGACGCAGCGTTGCAAGGAACGAATCAAAGATTTGTCCAACGTATCATCCAAATGGAAACTTTTGCCGAGCGTCCTTTGTCGGAGTATACGCTGGAAGAATTAGAAAATTTATGGCAACAAGCTAAAGCCAAATTAGCTAAAATCCAGCCTTCTGAGGATACGGTTTAG
- a CDS encoding salt stress protein, Slr1339 family — MDELDKLLAEIDGTPHRKIPPPNNKALKFTSDIEQLLNEVKADYAQKERELEQQKAKERYRRAIAWLKTLDPLSSEGLWFEQFALKYPSKVAAAVDYLRSLNSND; from the coding sequence ATGGATGAACTTGATAAACTGTTAGCTGAAATTGATGGTACGCCACACCGAAAAATACCACCACCTAACAATAAAGCGCTTAAATTCACATCAGATATTGAGCAACTTTTAAATGAAGTTAAAGCAGATTATGCCCAAAAAGAACGCGAATTAGAACAGCAGAAAGCCAAGGAGAGATACCGACGGGCGATCGCTTGGCTTAAAACTTTAGATCCGCTGTCGAGTGAAGGATTGTGGTTTGAGCAATTTGCACTAAAGTATCCATCCAAAGTTGCCGCCGCAGTTGATTATTTGCGATCGCTCAACTCTAATGATTAA
- a CDS encoding metal-binding protein, which yields MPSGRTHDRITLWGLPVITGLTFFQAQSASLTLIVAAAYLFSGLMFGPDLDLYSRQYQRWGYLRWIWRPYQKALRHRSIFSHGFLIGTTLRVLYLGTWLAFLGIFVIGVVHLIWGVELSWQQLVAQSRRSLVQNTAEWFYLFLGLELGAMSHSLSDWSSSAYKRLQQNRGKMKKRKATRSTKIKRRQ from the coding sequence ATGCCCTCTGGTAGAACGCACGATCGCATTACTTTATGGGGCTTGCCCGTAATTACTGGTTTGACTTTTTTTCAGGCTCAGAGTGCTAGTTTAACGCTCATTGTGGCGGCAGCTTATCTTTTTAGTGGTTTAATGTTTGGTCCAGATTTGGATCTTTACTCCAGACAATACCAACGTTGGGGATATTTGCGGTGGATTTGGCGACCTTACCAAAAAGCCCTCCGACATCGGTCAATCTTTTCGCATGGGTTCCTCATCGGGACAACGTTGCGGGTACTGTATTTAGGCACTTGGCTCGCATTTTTGGGGATTTTTGTTATAGGAGTAGTGCATTTGATTTGGGGAGTGGAGTTAAGCTGGCAACAACTGGTTGCACAAAGTCGGCGATCGCTTGTGCAAAATACGGCTGAATGGTTTTACTTGTTTCTCGGACTCGAATTAGGTGCAATGAGTCATTCTTTGAGTGATTGGAGTAGTTCTGCCTACAAGCGGTTACAACAAAATCGTGGCAAAATGAAGAAACGTAAAGCAACGCGCTCAACAAAAATCAAACGTCGTCAATAA
- a CDS encoding M48 family metalloprotease, with protein sequence MSLQFELLQTAIEAYQQQRYHEAVEILENYCNSSDHNSKYYLQAQFWLIKAYQKTNQRSRAIALARQLSTHPNPEAQKWAKLALESLNNVKHSKPKRAAQAGIKLAVAGVASNLALASGVTITLLLGMVFVLFLALAFILSSNDPVNGLNIAIAGTLLFNIAAFFLSPFLMDLMQNWLYRTRWVSLAEIQHHSPEAARIIQRICGQQKLKQPRLGIIDDQNPTAFTYGSLPNTARLVVSQGLFTYLEDEEIATVYAHELGHIVHWDFAVMTLASTLVQITYLIYTFARRLGRSGGEKIKNAASTAAVAAYVFYLVGTYLLLYLSRTREYYADHFAAETTGNPNALSRALVKIAYGILEESKHAAEPSRLIEGTRALGIYDAKAATATGTAYRIAQPQQLGRVFLWDMFNPWGWFMELNSTHPLTGKRVRALSTYAEQLGLETEFDLSRVVAEGKSLDKKKLYGNFVLDVLLYAAQATGFFGGFILGLLLVSAKVASGTVIIATVLIGFGIGTLIKTAVMFPNFQFAASSDVLELMSNPYASPLRGKPIRLKGELIGRGDAGYQFGSDLKLQDRTGMIYLRYASRFGSFGNFLFGMNRVKNLIGSSVSTVGWFRRGVMPWLDLAQLHTDAGTVVNSYHRFWLYFTGTGAIILGVLVLPMLA encoded by the coding sequence ATGTCTCTTCAATTTGAATTATTACAAACAGCTATAGAAGCCTATCAACAACAACGTTACCACGAAGCAGTAGAAATACTAGAAAACTATTGCAATAGTAGTGACCATAACAGTAAATACTATCTACAAGCACAATTTTGGTTAATCAAAGCGTACCAAAAAACAAATCAACGCTCGCGTGCGATCGCGCTGGCAAGACAACTTTCTACCCACCCCAACCCAGAAGCTCAAAAATGGGCAAAACTTGCGCTTGAGTCTTTAAACAATGTTAAACACAGCAAACCTAAACGTGCTGCCCAAGCAGGAATTAAACTTGCTGTAGCAGGTGTTGCTAGTAATCTAGCACTCGCATCCGGCGTAACGATAACATTGCTCTTAGGAATGGTGTTTGTCTTATTTTTAGCGTTAGCATTCATTCTGAGTAGCAACGATCCGGTGAACGGATTAAATATTGCGATCGCAGGCACACTTCTATTCAATATCGCAGCCTTTTTCCTCTCACCATTCCTCATGGACTTGATGCAGAATTGGCTGTATCGTACTCGCTGGGTATCTCTTGCAGAAATACAGCATCATAGCCCAGAAGCCGCCAGAATCATTCAGCGCATCTGTGGGCAACAAAAGCTAAAACAGCCCCGATTGGGAATTATCGACGATCAAAATCCTACCGCCTTCACCTACGGTTCATTACCCAATACAGCGCGATTAGTCGTCAGCCAAGGACTTTTCACCTATTTAGAAGACGAAGAAATTGCCACAGTCTACGCGCATGAACTCGGTCACATTGTCCACTGGGATTTTGCTGTGATGACACTTGCCTCAACATTAGTGCAAATCACTTACTTAATTTATACCTTTGCTCGCAGGTTGGGGAGAAGCGGCGGTGAAAAAATAAAAAATGCCGCAAGTACAGCCGCAGTAGCAGCCTATGTGTTTTATCTAGTCGGAACTTATTTACTTCTTTATCTTTCACGCACGCGCGAATACTATGCCGATCATTTCGCGGCTGAAACGACAGGCAATCCTAATGCACTATCTCGCGCTTTAGTCAAGATCGCCTACGGTATTTTAGAAGAAAGCAAACACGCTGCTGAACCGAGTCGATTAATTGAAGGAACTCGTGCATTGGGAATTTACGACGCTAAAGCTGCGACAGCAACCGGAACCGCGTATCGCATCGCGCAACCGCAACAACTAGGGCGTGTTTTCTTATGGGATATGTTTAACCCTTGGGGTTGGTTTATGGAATTAAATTCTACTCACCCCCTCACCGGAAAACGCGTCCGTGCTTTGAGTACTTATGCCGAACAACTCGGATTAGAAACAGAATTCGACCTCAGTCGTGTTGTTGCTGAGGGTAAAAGTCTTGACAAGAAAAAACTCTACGGTAACTTTGTGTTAGATGTGTTGCTTTATGCTGCGCAAGCGACCGGCTTTTTCGGCGGTTTTATTCTTGGCTTACTATTAGTTTCAGCCAAAGTTGCGAGTGGAACAGTCATCATTGCAACAGTTTTAATTGGTTTTGGCATAGGAACTTTAATCAAAACTGCGGTAATGTTTCCCAATTTTCAATTTGCTGCGAGTTCTGATGTTCTGGAATTAATGTCTAATCCTTATGCAAGTCCCTTACGCGGTAAGCCAATCCGACTCAAAGGTGAATTAATCGGGCGTGGTGATGCTGGGTATCAGTTCGGTTCCGATTTGAAGTTACAAGATCGTACAGGGATGATCTATCTACGCTACGCTTCGCGTTTTGGTTCGTTTGGAAACTTCTTGTTTGGCATGAACCGCGTCAAAAACTTAATTGGTTCTTCAGTGAGTACTGTTGGTTGGTTTCGCCGAGGCGTTATGCCTTGGCTTGATTTAGCACAGCTACATACTGATGCAGGTACAGTTGTTAACAGCTATCACCGCTTTTGGTTATATTTTACCGGTACTGGTGCAATTATTTTAGGTGTATTGGTACTACCAATGCTTGCTTAA
- a CDS encoding FG-GAP repeat protein, with the protein MFGSSEGFTPVFDLASLNGSNGFRIDGSDLNDNLGSSVSSAGDINGDGFDDLIVAAFGSSSTNYIETSYVVFGASRGFDSTLNAANINGSNGFRIDTPISSNRIGYSVSNAGDVNGDGFDDLLIGAKYTNPNGQEAAGTTYVVFGKASGFGSSINLADINGHNGFVINGIDEYDVSGYSVSAAGDVNGDGFDDLIIGAPGSLLYRDQRGESYVIFGRDFTGKVTRQGTAGNDLLLGTNNDDILVGGLGNDTLRGGAGSDVLYGGAGNDVLSYGAIDRRIDGGSGTDTLAVDISGLTIDLTTTPNNRITGIEIIDLTGTGDNTLQLTRLDLLDLSDTTNQLIVKGNTGDRITSTLQGWISGGTTPLDNNLYNRYTSGAATLLVDTDITQTIS; encoded by the coding sequence GTGTTTGGCTCTTCAGAAGGCTTTACTCCTGTGTTTGATTTAGCAAGTCTAAATGGTAGCAATGGCTTTCGCATTGATGGAAGCGATTTAAACGACAACTTGGGTTCTTCTGTCAGTAGTGCAGGAGATATCAACGGCGATGGCTTTGATGACTTGATCGTCGCGGCTTTTGGTTCTAGTTCTACTAATTACATTGAAACCAGTTATGTAGTGTTTGGTGCTTCTAGAGGCTTTGATTCAACACTGAATGCAGCAAACATTAATGGTAGCAATGGTTTCAGAATTGACACTCCTATTTCAAGTAATCGAATCGGCTACTCGGTCAGTAATGCAGGAGATGTCAACGGCGACGGCTTTGATGACCTGTTGATTGGGGCTAAATATACAAACCCTAACGGGCAAGAGGCTGCTGGTACAACCTATGTTGTTTTCGGTAAAGCTTCTGGATTTGGCTCTAGCATTAACCTTGCTGACATCAACGGTCACAATGGCTTTGTCATTAATGGTATTGATGAGTATGATGTTTCAGGCTATTCAGTTAGTGCTGCGGGCGATGTCAACGGCGATGGCTTTGATGACTTGATTATCGGTGCTCCTGGTAGTCTATTGTACCGCGATCAAAGAGGGGAAAGCTATGTCATCTTCGGACGCGACTTCACAGGGAAAGTCACGCGCCAGGGGACTGCGGGTAATGATTTACTTCTGGGGACAAATAATGATGACATTCTCGTGGGTGGATTAGGTAATGATACCCTGCGAGGTGGAGCAGGTAGTGATGTCCTCTACGGTGGTGCAGGTAATGACGTTTTAAGCTATGGTGCAATCGATCGCCGGATTGATGGTGGAAGTGGTACCGATACACTCGCGGTTGATATTAGTGGTTTAACGATTGATTTAACAACGACACCCAACAATCGAATTACAGGAATTGAAATTATCGATCTTACGGGGACTGGCGATAATACCCTTCAACTCACGCGCTTGGATTTGTTAGATTTATCCGATACAACAAATCAGTTGATTGTTAAAGGGAATACGGGCGATCGCATCACTTCCACACTGCAAGGCTGGATTAGTGGTGGCACAACTCCATTAGATAATAATCTGTACAATCGTTACACTTCTGGTGCAGCAACGCTACTCGTAGATACAGATATTACGCAAACAATTAGCTAG
- a CDS encoding phosphoribulokinase, producing the protein MSHRPIMLGIVGDSAAGKTTLTKGIAQVLGPENVTVICTDDYHRYDRRQRAEIGITALHPDCNHLDIMQQHLSLLRTGQPILKPIYSHKTGTFEPPQYIKPSKFVIVEGLLGYSTRGARDSFDVKVYLAPPESLRAQWKIKRDTQKRGYTAEQVKAELEKREPDSEQFIRPQRQWADVVVSFYPPQDSFDQSNGHLNVRLVLRPTIPHPDFTQILDIISSHPHPAIRLDLDRDMNKPVDVLEVDGHATSEQVDELEKIICNDMPPHLSHFCSRESNPELGKVAGTTGETIQSYPLAMTQLLITYHMLKATQIYQPITV; encoded by the coding sequence ATGAGTCATCGCCCGATTATGCTTGGCATTGTTGGAGACAGTGCCGCTGGTAAAACGACTTTAACAAAGGGAATTGCTCAGGTACTAGGTCCAGAGAATGTTACGGTTATCTGTACAGACGATTATCATCGCTACGATCGCCGTCAACGTGCCGAAATTGGAATCACAGCACTACATCCTGATTGCAACCATCTTGATATTATGCAACAACACCTGTCCTTACTGCGGACAGGACAACCAATCCTTAAACCAATTTACAGCCATAAAACCGGCACTTTTGAGCCACCACAATACATCAAGCCTAGTAAGTTTGTCATCGTAGAAGGACTTCTCGGCTATTCGACGCGGGGTGCAAGAGACTCGTTTGACGTCAAAGTTTATCTCGCACCACCCGAATCACTGCGCGCGCAGTGGAAGATTAAGCGCGATACGCAAAAACGAGGCTATACCGCAGAACAAGTCAAAGCCGAACTTGAAAAGCGCGAACCCGATTCCGAACAATTCATCCGTCCTCAGCGTCAATGGGCAGATGTCGTCGTTAGTTTTTATCCTCCTCAAGATAGCTTTGATCAAAGTAACGGTCACTTGAACGTTCGCTTAGTGTTGCGTCCGACGATCCCACATCCAGATTTTACTCAAATTTTGGATATCATTAGCAGCCATCCTCATCCGGCAATTCGTTTAGATTTGGATCGAGATATGAACAAGCCGGTAGATGTCCTCGAAGTTGACGGTCATGCAACATCTGAACAAGTAGACGAACTAGAAAAGATTATTTGTAACGATATGCCACCGCATCTATCGCACTTTTGCAGTCGTGAAAGTAACCCTGAACTCGGTAAAGTTGCTGGTACGACTGGGGAGACGATTCAGAGTTATCCGCTAGCAATGACACAACTGTTGATTACTTATCATATGTTAAAAGCCACACAAATATATCAGCCGATAACTGTTTGA
- a CDS encoding DUF2141 domain-containing protein, which yields MVKILQVFSLAIATATSLIASTALAQPNHKLTVVVDRIARPRGQVCFRLYDKDKGFPQSDAGVIQSGCTNAQGFSVVAEFHGLQSGTYAVAVFHDENNDQKLNTNFLGIPREGFAISNNPPVKIGAPKFNNASFSVEGDTTIRVNMRYL from the coding sequence ATGGTAAAAATATTACAAGTTTTCAGCTTGGCGATCGCGACTGCTACAAGTTTGATTGCAAGTACGGCCTTAGCCCAACCGAATCACAAATTGACTGTAGTTGTAGATAGAATCGCCCGTCCTAGAGGTCAAGTTTGCTTTAGACTTTACGATAAAGATAAAGGTTTCCCGCAAAGTGATGCTGGTGTGATTCAAAGTGGTTGCACGAATGCGCAAGGATTTTCAGTTGTAGCAGAATTTCACGGATTACAATCTGGAACGTATGCAGTGGCAGTATTTCATGATGAGAATAATGATCAAAAACTGAATACAAATTTCTTAGGTATTCCCAGAGAAGGTTTTGCAATTTCTAATAATCCACCCGTAAAAATTGGTGCGCCAAAGTTTAATAATGCTAGTTTCAGTGTTGAGGGAGATACAACGATTAGAGTCAATATGCGATATTTATAA
- a CDS encoding VWA domain-containing protein, with protein MVQDRDYTLIIDKSGSMSTPDQAGGKSRWEIAQESTLALARKCEQFDPDGITVYVFSGKFKRYDDVTSSKVTQVFQENDPAGTTNLAIVLQDAIKNYFQRKAAGKTKPQGETILVVTDGEPDDRRAVFEVIINATQQMERDEELAISFIQVGSDPQATKFLKAIDDQIQGVGAKFDICDAITLDDLEDMSLSEVLLNAIAD; from the coding sequence ATCGTGCAAGACCGTGACTATACGCTGATTATCGATAAAAGTGGCAGTATGTCTACACCCGATCAAGCAGGTGGTAAAAGTCGATGGGAAATTGCTCAAGAATCTACGTTAGCATTAGCGCGAAAATGCGAACAATTTGATCCTGATGGCATCACGGTTTATGTTTTTTCTGGTAAATTTAAACGCTACGATGATGTGACTTCGAGCAAAGTTACGCAAGTTTTCCAAGAAAACGATCCTGCGGGAACAACAAACTTAGCAATCGTCTTGCAAGATGCGATAAAAAACTACTTTCAACGCAAAGCCGCAGGAAAAACTAAACCCCAAGGCGAAACTATTTTAGTTGTTACTGATGGTGAACCTGACGATCGCCGCGCCGTATTTGAAGTGATTATCAACGCGACTCAGCAAATGGAACGCGATGAAGAACTGGCAATTTCTTTTATTCAAGTTGGTTCTGATCCGCAAGCAACGAAATTCCTCAAAGCAATCGACGATCAAATTCAAGGCGTTGGTGCAAAATTCGATATTTGTGACGCGATTACGTTAGATGATTTGGAAGATATGAGTTTATCCGAAGTTTTACTGAATGCGATCGCTGATTAA
- the glsA gene encoding glutaminase A, producing MADEIQCDRPSSHSHAFQDYLEGLYLKYKHLREGAVASYIPELAKVDPDLFSICVIAVDGQVYQVGDYNQLFTIQSISKVFVYGMALEEHGRDYVLTKVGVEPTGEAFNSIILDERSKRPYNPMVNAGAIATTSLIKGSGPTERLNRMLDMFQRYIGREIFVDISVFMSERTTGHRNRGMAHLMLNFGMIDERIEEALDLYFQQCSIMVNCHDLAVMAATLANNGINPITGERAVDACYVRDILSVMYTCGMYNFAGEWVYKVGLPAKSGVSGGIIVIVPNQIGIGVFSPLLDTNGNSIRGIKVCEDISQEYGLHLFDSLRGCTKFLDILAQGNNSKKKNTIL from the coding sequence ATGGCAGACGAGATACAATGCGATCGCCCTTCCTCTCACTCACACGCTTTTCAAGACTACCTAGAAGGCTTGTACCTTAAATACAAACACCTCCGCGAGGGTGCAGTCGCAAGCTATATCCCCGAACTTGCGAAAGTAGACCCTGATTTATTTAGCATTTGCGTGATCGCTGTCGATGGTCAAGTTTATCAAGTCGGAGACTACAATCAGTTATTTACGATTCAATCAATCTCCAAAGTTTTTGTCTACGGGATGGCGTTAGAAGAACACGGACGCGATTACGTTTTAACCAAGGTCGGTGTAGAACCAACAGGAGAAGCGTTTAATTCGATTATTCTCGACGAACGCTCAAAACGTCCTTACAACCCAATGGTTAATGCTGGTGCGATCGCGACAACAAGTCTGATTAAGGGTTCAGGACCAACTGAACGCCTCAACCGAATGCTTGATATGTTTCAGCGCTACATCGGTCGTGAAATCTTTGTGGATATCTCAGTTTTCATGTCAGAACGTACCACTGGACACCGCAACCGAGGGATGGCACATTTAATGCTTAATTTTGGCATGATTGACGAACGTATCGAGGAAGCCCTCGATCTTTATTTTCAGCAGTGTTCGATTATGGTCAATTGTCATGACTTAGCAGTTATGGCAGCAACGCTTGCAAATAATGGTATAAATCCGATAACTGGGGAACGCGCCGTTGATGCATGCTATGTCAGAGATATCCTGAGCGTGATGTATACCTGTGGGATGTACAATTTTGCGGGTGAATGGGTGTATAAAGTTGGTCTACCTGCAAAAAGTGGCGTTAGTGGAGGAATTATTGTTATTGTGCCCAACCAAATAGGCATCGGTGTATTCTCACCATTACTAGATACTAACGGTAATAGTATTCGTGGCATCAAAGTTTGCGAAGATATCTCGCAAGAATATGGCTTGCATTTGTTTGATTCTTTGCGGGGGTGTACGAAGTTTCTCGACATCCTTGCGCAAGGCAATAATAGCAAAAAAAAGAACACAATTCTTTGA